One genomic region from Nitrospira sp. encodes:
- a CDS encoding amino acid adenylation domain-containing protein — MTKSALPDHIDSIYPLSPMQEGMLFHTLMNPGTGIYLMQNRYLLEGDLNYDAFVRAWNVVLDRHPVLRTSFVWKNQKRPLQAVHKRVDVPIVSLDWRGQTRREQIARLDAELEAELREGFDFAKAPLMRLWLIRLADDRYQFVHSFHHILLDEWCISLLLMDFLGHYGSLVRGERLTREKPRPYRDYIAWLQKQDITASESFWRGYLKNFPTPTPLPYDRLPEGLADQNEDAADHCLYLSADTSATLVDLAQRHRLTVNTFFQGAWALLLSYYSSEREVLFGVTVAGRPTELLGVESILGLFINTLPLRISMQPDRPLTDWLKDLLAENVRVRQYDYAPLVQMQRWSEVPRGEALFHSLFVFENAPVDRELSEGRIIFKGEEEQYRVHTNYPLTVMGWPGRELGLKISYDKRLFDPDTTGRMIRHFKTLLEVMAEQPTARLADLSPLKQDERLQLLTEWNPEAVAACEEQSESLPRLFEAQVERRPDAVAVECLEEKATYRELNRRVNRVAHALAEAGVQPDTVVALLDDRGIDLLTMMLGVFKAGGAYLPLDPHHPVSRLIQVVKLSRSSVVLTSQKYLARLQEAVVVIDEASRPRLMAIERILDEACREDNPGDRGQSEHLAYVIYTSGSTGVPKGAMVTRRGMLNNIRSKVSGLALGPADVIAQTASQCFDISVWQFLTALTCGARTSIVPDDTSQDPFQLLTHLERVDITILETVPALLQGLLDAASEVRSDAAPRLQRLRWVLPTGEALPPPVCRQWLARYPTIPLLNAYGPAECADDVAVHPILEPPAADMTHMPIGCPIEGTRLHILNAWLEPVPPGVCGELYVAGIGVGRGYLQDPARTAEVFLPDRFGSEPGARMYRTGDLARYRRDGAIEFVGRVDQQIKLRGFRIELGEIETHLLSSPLVREAAVLLHTDARGEKRLAAYLVGHEEGGLSVPALRELLLPQLPEYMVPTAFVPLPVLPRTPNGKIDRLALEALDLGDQFARSYTAPRTATEEILAGIWSDVLGVERVGVHDDFFELGGHSLLATQIMSRLRSTFHVELSLRTVFESTSVAALAAAVDRAREDVAAIQAPPLVPVDRTGPLPASFAQQRLWFLAQLEPDSPFYNLPAGFRLLGRLDVDLLTAGLNQVIGRHEALRTVFQETDGQPTQVVLSSMMVEIPVVDLREIPEEKRTDELTKQTEAEAQRIFDLTRGPLVRARVWRIGEEEYVLLMTLHHIVSDGWAMDVLIRELVTYYQAGFSGQPSALPPLSIQYADYAVWQRDWMQGAVLETQLAYWKDRLGDAPAALELPTDRPRPTVQTYRGACCEFAVPGELVQQITGFSRRQGLTLYMTLLTAFTALLHHYSGRTSILVGSPVANRLRIEVEELIGLFVNTLVLRTDIPDNPRWIDLLDRVRKEVLDAQTHQDLPFEHLVDALRPERNLSHSPLFQVMFTVQTPAEQSMEPPGLRVDNMEIDPGTALFDLSLDMVVEPDRLSGSFEYNTDLFDESTVREFADGFLKILASIIAKPEGRLHDTSPLTERERHLQLVEWNNVPGPDLTLDYVARFAAQVERTPESTAVVCREQSWTYRELHQRASKTADALAAAGVGPDSVVALLGERGPGLLAMILGVLEAGGAYLPLDPRHPKQRMAQIGELSRPLVLLVTREWEARATDLVNELPADRRPRMLTIEQVMERDIDPAGLRPIRAAGRLAYLIYTSGSTGTPKGVMVAQEGMLNNILYKLDSLEMSADDVVAQTASQCFDISVWQFLAALLCGARVHIVLDDVAHDPTALLYHLDEAGITIVEPVPAVLQGLLAVDGSVPALARVRWVLPTGEALSSALCRRWFARYPTIPLMNVYGPAECSDDVATHAMYAPPDDGDRPVPIGRPVPGLRLYILNRHLSPVPVGTAGELCVGGVGVGRGYLHDSKRTAAAFVPDPFGPDAGARLYRTGDLARYRPDGAIEFVGRVDHQVKIRGYRIEPGEIEARVLEQPGVLEAVVMAREDQPGQRRLVAYVIPDGPEALDLQEVRRRLQDRLPDYMIPSSFVLMDTLPRSSNGKIDRRALPAPDLAGQAERSYRPPATPAEAALTKIWEEVLGLAQVGTQDNFFELGGDSIVSLQVIARAKQVGLLLSPRQIFQHQTVAELAAVAGREAVVALEAEQGAVTGEAPLTPIQRAFFELPLVNPHHWNQSVLLEAKEPLAESALETAVAALIAHHDALRLRFVQTDGGWRQSHAPIPQGPLVRRVNLAALSDSERCASFEAQATQWQGSLNISEGPLLHVVWFEMGDGSSDRLLIAVHHLAVDGVSWRIFLEDLQTLYRQAVENRPIPLAPKTTSFRQWAERLRRYAETEVTKDPSSAVWLTTEGERSIVLPVDDPTGSDREAASETLTVSLDERDTQALLHDISAAYGTQINDALLTALVQTLGRWIGLDRVTIDLEGHGREDLFPELDISRTVGWFTSVFPVTLDLTHSDSPGEALKTVKEQLRKIPGRGVGYGIVRYLTKHGLEAAGARPAPRVPVGFNYLGQFDAVATEESSFVLSTESVGKEHDPRNPMEYELDINASVVNGCLEVMWTYSRERYRSGTITSLATAYQRDLRRLIAHCLSTDAGGYTPSDFPNVDLEQDALDAILEQMN, encoded by the coding sequence GTGACGAAGTCCGCATTACCCGATCACATCGACTCGATCTATCCTCTCTCTCCGATGCAGGAGGGGATGCTGTTTCATACGCTCATGAATCCCGGCACCGGGATTTATCTGATGCAGAACCGGTATCTCCTCGAGGGCGACCTGAATTATGACGCGTTCGTGCGAGCGTGGAATGTCGTGCTCGACCGACATCCGGTGCTCCGAACCTCGTTCGTGTGGAAGAACCAAAAGCGTCCGCTGCAAGCGGTGCACAAACGGGTGGATGTGCCGATCGTCTCGCTGGATTGGAGAGGTCAGACCCGCCGCGAGCAGATCGCGCGGTTGGACGCCGAGCTGGAAGCCGAACTCCGGGAAGGATTCGATTTCGCAAAGGCGCCGCTTATGCGGCTGTGGCTGATCCGGCTGGCGGATGACCGTTACCAGTTCGTGCACAGCTTCCACCATATTCTCCTCGACGAATGGTGCATCTCTCTCCTCTTAATGGATTTCCTCGGTCACTATGGATCGCTTGTGCGGGGTGAGCGACTCACGCGCGAGAAACCGCGTCCCTATCGCGATTACATCGCGTGGTTGCAGAAACAGGACATCACTGCTTCGGAATCCTTCTGGCGGGGGTACCTCAAAAACTTCCCCACGCCGACGCCGCTGCCTTATGACCGGTTGCCGGAAGGCCTCGCCGACCAAAACGAAGACGCGGCGGATCACTGTTTGTACCTGAGTGCCGACACCTCGGCGACGCTCGTGGATCTGGCCCAGCGGCATCGTCTGACGGTAAACACGTTCTTTCAGGGCGCGTGGGCGCTATTGCTCAGCTACTACAGCAGCGAACGCGAGGTCCTCTTCGGGGTTACGGTGGCCGGCCGTCCGACCGAATTGCTGGGCGTCGAGTCGATCCTTGGTCTGTTCATCAATACTCTGCCGCTTCGAATCTCCATGCAGCCGGACCGTCCCCTGACGGATTGGTTGAAGGACCTGTTGGCGGAGAACGTGCGCGTGCGGCAGTACGACTATGCACCGCTCGTCCAGATGCAGCGATGGAGTGAGGTGCCGCGGGGGGAGGCGCTATTCCACAGTCTGTTCGTCTTTGAAAACGCACCGGTGGATCGGGAACTTAGCGAGGGACGGATCATTTTCAAGGGCGAAGAGGAACAGTACCGAGTCCACACGAACTATCCCCTTACCGTCATGGGATGGCCGGGACGAGAATTGGGGCTGAAGATTTCCTACGACAAGCGGCTGTTCGACCCCGATACGACCGGCCGCATGATCAGGCATTTCAAGACACTGCTCGAAGTGATGGCGGAACAGCCGACTGCTCGGCTCGCCGACCTATCGCCGCTCAAACAGGATGAGCGGCTGCAACTGTTGACCGAATGGAATCCTGAAGCCGTGGCTGCCTGCGAGGAACAGTCCGAAAGCCTCCCGCGGCTGTTCGAAGCACAGGTCGAGCGTCGTCCGGATGCGGTGGCGGTTGAATGCCTCGAAGAGAAGGCGACGTATCGTGAATTGAATCGGCGGGTCAACCGAGTCGCGCATGCGTTGGCCGAAGCGGGGGTGCAGCCGGACACCGTCGTGGCGCTGCTGGACGATCGTGGCATCGATCTGCTCACGATGATGCTGGGAGTCTTCAAGGCAGGCGGCGCGTATTTGCCTCTCGACCCACATCATCCTGTGTCGCGTCTGATACAGGTTGTGAAATTGAGCCGCTCCTCAGTCGTGCTCACGTCGCAGAAGTATCTTGCGCGACTGCAGGAAGCGGTCGTGGTGATCGATGAAGCGTCACGTCCCAGGCTCATGGCGATCGAACGGATTCTCGATGAAGCCTGTCGTGAAGATAACCCAGGCGATCGAGGACAATCCGAACATCTGGCCTACGTCATCTATACCTCCGGTTCCACCGGAGTGCCGAAGGGAGCGATGGTCACAAGGCGCGGCATGCTCAACAATATCCGCAGCAAGGTATCGGGGTTGGCGCTTGGGCCTGCCGACGTTATCGCGCAGACCGCCTCGCAATGTTTCGACATTTCCGTCTGGCAGTTCCTGACGGCGCTCACATGCGGAGCCAGGACGAGCATCGTTCCTGACGATACATCACAAGATCCATTTCAGCTACTCACGCATCTTGAACGGGTGGACATCACAATTCTGGAAACCGTCCCGGCTCTCCTCCAGGGCCTGTTGGATGCGGCATCGGAAGTACGATCCGATGCCGCGCCTCGGCTTCAAAGGCTTCGATGGGTCCTGCCGACCGGCGAGGCCCTTCCGCCGCCGGTGTGTCGCCAGTGGCTGGCCCGCTATCCGACAATTCCATTGCTGAACGCCTACGGACCAGCGGAATGCGCGGACGATGTGGCCGTCCATCCCATCCTTGAGCCGCCGGCGGCCGACATGACGCATATGCCGATCGGATGCCCGATCGAAGGGACCCGCCTGCACATTTTGAACGCCTGGTTGGAGCCGGTGCCGCCGGGGGTTTGCGGTGAACTCTATGTGGCGGGGATCGGGGTCGGTCGTGGATATTTGCAAGATCCCGCCCGAACTGCCGAAGTCTTTCTGCCGGACCGGTTCGGATCCGAGCCGGGCGCACGGATGTATCGGACCGGTGATCTGGCCCGTTATCGGAGAGATGGAGCTATCGAATTCGTCGGACGCGTCGATCAGCAGATCAAGCTGCGCGGGTTTCGGATCGAATTGGGCGAAATCGAAACGCATCTGTTGTCGAGCCCGCTCGTCCGCGAAGCGGCCGTGTTGCTGCATACCGACGCACGAGGCGAGAAACGATTGGCGGCCTATCTCGTCGGTCATGAGGAGGGAGGCCTGAGCGTGCCCGCATTGCGCGAACTCTTACTGCCGCAGCTCCCCGAATACATGGTGCCGACGGCGTTTGTGCCGTTGCCGGTGCTTCCTCGTACGCCGAACGGCAAGATCGATCGCCTCGCGCTGGAGGCGTTGGATCTGGGCGATCAGTTCGCCCGTTCCTATACGGCGCCGCGCACGGCGACGGAGGAAATTCTGGCAGGCATCTGGTCTGATGTGCTGGGTGTCGAGCGGGTCGGCGTTCACGACGACTTCTTCGAGTTGGGAGGGCATTCGCTGCTGGCGACGCAGATCATGTCCCGGCTCCGCAGCACGTTCCACGTTGAGCTTTCGCTGCGGACCGTGTTCGAGTCCACCAGCGTCGCGGCCTTGGCTGCAGCCGTGGATCGTGCGCGGGAAGACGTCGCGGCCATCCAGGCACCACCATTAGTACCGGTCGACCGCACCGGCCCGCTGCCCGCGTCCTTCGCCCAACAGCGTCTTTGGTTCCTCGCGCAGCTGGAGCCGGACAGCCCCTTCTACAATCTTCCGGCCGGGTTCCGCCTGCTGGGCAGGTTGGATGTGGATCTGTTGACGGCCGGTCTCAATCAAGTGATCGGGCGGCACGAAGCCTTACGGACGGTGTTTCAGGAAACCGACGGACAACCGACGCAGGTCGTGCTGTCATCGATGATGGTCGAGATTCCCGTCGTCGATCTCCGCGAGATCCCTGAGGAAAAGCGGACGGACGAGTTGACCAAGCAGACCGAAGCGGAAGCACAGCGAATTTTCGATCTGACGCGCGGGCCGCTGGTGCGCGCGCGAGTCTGGCGCATCGGGGAAGAGGAGTACGTGTTGCTGATGACCCTTCATCACATCGTCTCCGACGGCTGGGCGATGGACGTCTTGATCAGGGAATTGGTGACGTACTATCAGGCCGGTTTCTCGGGACAACCGTCAGCGTTGCCGCCGTTGTCCATCCAGTATGCCGATTATGCGGTCTGGCAGCGTGACTGGATGCAGGGGGCCGTGCTGGAGACTCAGCTGGCCTATTGGAAAGACCGCTTGGGGGATGCGCCGGCCGCCTTGGAGTTACCGACCGATCGACCTCGTCCCACGGTGCAGACCTATCGTGGCGCATGCTGCGAGTTTGCGGTACCGGGCGAGTTGGTGCAGCAGATCACAGGCTTTAGCCGACGGCAGGGCCTCACCCTCTATATGACCCTGCTCACGGCGTTCACGGCGTTGCTGCACCATTATAGTGGCCGAACCAGCATTCTGGTCGGCAGTCCTGTCGCGAACCGGCTCCGAATCGAGGTGGAAGAGCTGATCGGACTCTTCGTCAACACGCTCGTGTTGCGAACGGATATTCCGGACAACCCGCGCTGGATCGATCTGTTAGATCGTGTCAGAAAGGAAGTACTGGATGCCCAGACCCATCAAGATCTTCCCTTCGAACATCTGGTGGACGCGCTGCGGCCGGAGCGGAATTTGAGCCATTCTCCGCTCTTTCAGGTCATGTTCACCGTGCAGACGCCGGCGGAACAATCCATGGAACCCCCGGGACTTCGGGTGGACAACATGGAGATCGATCCAGGTACCGCGCTGTTCGACCTGTCACTGGACATGGTCGTCGAGCCGGACCGGCTGTCCGGGTCCTTCGAATACAATACGGATCTTTTCGATGAAAGCACCGTCCGAGAGTTTGCGGACGGCTTCCTGAAGATTCTGGCTTCCATAATCGCCAAGCCGGAAGGACGACTACACGATACGTCTCCCTTGACGGAACGCGAGCGTCACCTACAACTCGTCGAGTGGAACAATGTTCCGGGTCCGGATTTGACGCTCGACTATGTCGCGCGGTTCGCCGCGCAAGTTGAGCGCACGCCCGAATCTACGGCAGTCGTATGTCGGGAACAGAGTTGGACCTATCGGGAGCTCCATCAACGGGCGAGCAAGACGGCGGACGCGTTGGCGGCAGCCGGAGTCGGTCCGGACTCGGTCGTGGCCTTGCTCGGAGAACGGGGCCCTGGGCTGCTGGCGATGATCCTCGGAGTCCTGGAGGCGGGGGGCGCCTATCTGCCGTTGGATCCGCGGCACCCCAAACAGCGCATGGCGCAGATCGGGGAACTCAGCCGTCCGCTCGTTCTGTTGGTGACGCGGGAATGGGAGGCTCGAGCCACCGACCTGGTGAACGAACTTCCGGCGGACAGGCGGCCGCGGATGCTGACGATCGAACAGGTGATGGAGCGGGATATTGATCCGGCCGGTCTCAGACCGATCCGCGCAGCCGGACGCTTGGCCTATCTCATCTATACATCGGGCTCGACCGGCACGCCCAAAGGGGTGATGGTCGCGCAGGAGGGCATGCTCAACAATATCTTGTACAAGCTGGACAGTCTGGAGATGAGCGCCGACGATGTCGTCGCGCAGACCGCCTCGCAATGTTTCGACATCTCCGTCTGGCAGTTTCTGGCGGCCCTGTTGTGCGGCGCGAGGGTACACATCGTTCTGGACGACGTGGCCCATGATCCAACGGCGTTGTTGTATCACTTGGACGAGGCCGGCATCACCATCGTCGAGCCGGTTCCTGCGGTGCTGCAGGGGCTTCTTGCCGTTGATGGGAGCGTGCCTGCTTTGGCAAGAGTACGGTGGGTCCTGCCGACGGGGGAGGCCCTATCCTCGGCCCTCTGTCGTCGATGGTTCGCGCGCTACCCGACTATTCCATTGATGAACGTGTACGGACCGGCCGAATGTTCGGACGACGTCGCCACTCACGCGATGTATGCGCCTCCGGACGATGGGGACCGTCCGGTGCCGATCGGTCGGCCCGTTCCAGGCCTGCGTCTCTACATTCTGAATCGCCATCTGTCCCCTGTGCCGGTCGGCACAGCCGGAGAACTCTGTGTCGGAGGTGTGGGAGTGGGACGCGGCTATCTCCACGATTCCAAGCGGACGGCGGCGGCTTTCGTACCGGATCCCTTTGGACCGGATGCGGGAGCGAGGCTGTATCGCACAGGGGACCTCGCCCGCTATCGGCCGGACGGGGCCATCGAGTTTGTAGGACGCGTGGATCACCAGGTCAAGATACGCGGCTACCGCATCGAGCCGGGTGAGATCGAGGCCAGAGTGCTGGAGCAGCCGGGGGTTCTGGAAGCTGTGGTGATGGCGCGTGAAGATCAGCCCGGACAGCGGCGGCTGGTCGCATACGTGATACCGGATGGCCCGGAAGCGTTGGATCTCCAAGAAGTGCGGCGTCGGCTCCAAGACAGGTTGCCGGACTATATGATTCCGAGTTCGTTCGTCCTCATGGATACCTTGCCGCGGAGCTCAAACGGAAAGATCGACCGCCGAGCGCTGCCGGCTCCGGACCTCGCCGGACAGGCGGAACGCTCCTACCGGCCTCCGGCTACGCCGGCAGAGGCGGCACTCACGAAAATTTGGGAAGAAGTATTGGGGTTGGCGCAGGTCGGCACGCAGGACAATTTTTTCGAACTGGGCGGCGATTCCATCGTAAGCCTACAAGTGATTGCCCGGGCCAAACAGGTTGGATTGTTGCTCAGCCCCCGCCAGATCTTTCAACACCAAACGGTGGCCGAGCTTGCGGCGGTGGCCGGACGGGAAGCAGTGGTCGCGCTGGAAGCGGAGCAGGGAGCGGTCACGGGAGAGGCGCCATTGACGCCTATTCAACGCGCGTTCTTCGAATTGCCGCTGGTCAATCCTCACCACTGGAATCAATCGGTCTTGCTGGAAGCGAAAGAGCCGCTCGCGGAGTCGGCCTTGGAGACCGCGGTGGCGGCGCTCATCGCACACCATGACGCGCTACGGCTTCGATTCGTGCAGACGGATGGCGGTTGGCGCCAATCGCACGCGCCGATTCCGCAGGGGCCGCTTGTCCGCCGTGTGAATCTTGCCGCGCTCTCCGACTCGGAACGCTGTGCGTCGTTCGAAGCGCAGGCCACGCAGTGGCAGGGGAGTTTAAATATCTCGGAAGGGCCGCTCTTGCACGTAGTCTGGTTCGAGATGGGGGACGGTTCGTCTGATCGGTTGTTGATTGCGGTGCATCATCTTGCGGTGGACGGTGTTTCCTGGAGAATCTTCTTGGAGGATCTGCAGACCCTCTACCGGCAGGCCGTGGAAAACCGTCCGATACCATTGGCGCCCAAAACGACTTCTTTCCGCCAGTGGGCCGAACGGTTACGGCGGTATGCCGAAACCGAAGTCACGAAAGATCCGTCTTCCGCCGTCTGGCTGACGACAGAGGGAGAGCGATCGATCGTGCTGCCCGTCGACGATCCAACCGGCAGTGATCGGGAGGCCGCCTCCGAGACGCTGACTGTGTCATTGGACGAACGGGATACGCAGGCGCTGTTACATGATATCTCTGCCGCGTACGGAACGCAGATCAACGATGCGCTGTTGACGGCGTTGGTCCAGACGCTTGGTCGATGGATCGGTCTCGATCGTGTGACGATCGATCTCGAAGGGCACGGGCGGGAGGATTTGTTTCCAGAACTGGATATCTCGCGCACGGTCGGGTGGTTCACCAGCGTCTTCCCAGTGACCTTGGACTTGACACACTCGGATTCGCCCGGAGAAGCGCTCAAGACGGTGAAAGAACAACTGCGGAAAATTCCAGGCCGCGGTGTCGGTTACGGGATCGTTCGATATCTGACGAAGCACGGTCTCGAGGCAGCCGGGGCGCGCCCTGCCCCGCGGGTTCCGGTGGGATTCAACTATCTCGGACAGTTCGATGCGGTCGCCACGGAAGAGTCGTCCTTCGTTCTGTCTACAGAATCGGTCGGCAAGGAGCACGATCCCCGCAATCCGATGGAATATGAACTGGATATCAATGCGTCAGTCGTGAACGGATGCCTGGAGGTCATGTGGACATACAGCCGCGAACGCTATCGTTCTGGCACGATCACGTCCCTGGCGACGGCATATCAAAGAGATTTGCGAAGGTTGATCGCCCATTGTCTGTCCACCGACGCAGGCGGTTACACGCCGTCCGATTTTCCAAATGTGGATTTGGAACAGGACGCGCTGGACGCGATCTTAGAGCAAATGAACTGA